Proteins from a single region of Thunnus albacares chromosome 16, fThuAlb1.1, whole genome shotgun sequence:
- the parp1 gene encoding poly [ADP-ribose] polymerase 1 produces MADSQEDKLYKAEYAKSGRASCKKCKENIAKDSLRMAIMVQSPMFDGKVPHWHHFSCFWQRAAAQSTADIAGYSDLRWEDQEKVKKAIESGGAAGGKGDQKSGAKGEKTLNDFAVEYAKSNRSTCKGCEQKIEKDQIRVSKKTVDPEKPQLGLIDRWYHTACFVSRREDLAFKPEYNAAQLKGFNALRAEDKEELKKRLPAVKSEGKRKADVVDGASKKQKKEEDDEKTKLEEQLKNQSQLIWGIKDKLKKHCSTNDMKELLIANSQEVPSGESNVVDCLADGMAFGALEACKECTGQLVFKGDAYYCKGDISAWTKCVFKTATPLRKDWVIPKEFHEVPFLKKFKFKRQDRLYPKEAPTQTLTSAKAESLASASNAPTKPLPEGAPSDKPLTGMKLLTVGKLTKSKDDLKAAVEELGGKITGTANKASLCLSTKKEVEKMSKKMEEARDAGVRVVSEDFLTDIKSSGKALQELVSLHAISPWGAEVKVEAQAPSAASKSGALATKSTGRVKEEEGGSKSKKMKLTVKGGAAVDPDSGLENSAHVLEQSGKMYSATLGLVDIVRGTNSYYKLQLLEDDVQKRYWVFRSWGRVGTTIGGNKLDKFHDKNSALDNFLGVYKEKTGNNWGASNFTKYPNKFYPLEIDYGQDEEAVKRLTASAGTKSKLARPVQELIKMIFDVESMKKAMVEFEIDLQKMPLGKLSKRQIQSAYALLTDVQQAVSNSVPEAQILDLSNRFYTLIPHDFGMKKPPLLNTLDYIQAKVQMLDNLLDIEVAYSLLRGGAQDNENDPIDINYEKLKTKIEVVDKATDEAEIIMQYVKNTHAATHNTYTLEVQEVFKIVREGEQQRYRPFKELHNRQLLWHGSRTTNYAGILSQGLRIAPPEAPVTGYMFGKGVYFADMVSKSANYCHTSQSDPVGLLLLAEVALGNMHELKKASHITKLPKGKHSVKGLGRTAPDSSAAVTLDGVQVPLGKGVHTNIDDTSLLYNEYIVYDVAQINMKYLLKVKFNYQTSLW; encoded by the exons ATGGCAGACTCTCAAGAGGACAAGCTGTACAAAGCGGAATACGCCAAAAGCGGCCGCGCGTCGTGCAagaaatgcaaagaaaacatCGCCAAAGACTCGCTGAGAATGGCCATCATGGTGCAG TCTCCCATGTTCGATGGGAAGGTCCCCCACTGGCACCACTTTTCCTGCTTCTGGCAGCGAGCGGCGGCTCAGTCCACCGCTGACATTGCTGGCTATTCTGACCTCCGCTGGGAGGACCAGGAAAAGGTCAAAAAGGCCATTGAAAGTGGTGGAGCTGCTGGAG GTAAAGGTGACCAGAAGAGTGGAGCTAAAGGAGAGAAGACACTGAATGACTTTGCGGTGGAATATGCCAAGTCGAACCGCAGCACGTGCAAAGGCTGCGAGCAGAAAATAGAAAAG GATCAAATTCGTGTATCTAAGAAAACTGTGGACCCAGAGAAGCCCCAGTTGGGCCTGATCGACCGCTGGTACCACACAGCGTGTTTTGTGAGCCGCAGGGAGGATCTGGCCTTCAAACCTGAATACAACGCCGCTCAGCTGAAGGGTTTCAACGCTCTACGGGCAGAAGATaaagaggagctgaagaagaggCTCCCCGCTGTCAAATCTGAAGG AAAGCGTAAAGCTGATGTGGTGGACGGAGCTtcaaagaaacagaagaaggaggaagacgATGAGAAGACAAAACTGGAAGAGCAGTTGAAg AACCAAAGCCAGCTGATTTGGGGaatcaaagacaaactgaagaAGCACTGTTCAACCAACGATATGAAGGAGCTGCTGATTGCAAACAGCCAGGAGGTTCCTTCTGGAGAGTCTAAT GTGGTCGACTGCTTGGCCGACGGCATGGCCTTCGGTGCTCTTGAGGCCTGTAAGGAGTGCACAGGCCAGCTGGTGTTCAAGGGTGACGCTTATTACTGTAAAGGGGACATCTCAGCCTGGACAAAGTGTGTGTTCAAAACCGCAACGCCCCTACGCAAAGACTGGGTCATCCCCAAG GAATTCCACGAGGTTCCCTTCCTGAAAAAATTCAAGTTCAAGCGACAGGACAGGCTGTACCCCAAGGAGGCTCCCACCCAAACCCTGACCTCAGCCAAAGCTGAATCCCTGGCAAGTGCATCCAACGCCCCCACTAAGCCACTGCCAGAGGGAGCACCTTCAG ACAAGCCTCTTACTGGTATGAAACTGTTGACTGTGGGCAAACTCACCAAGAGTAAGGATGATCTAAAGGCTGCTGTGGAGGAGCTGGGTGGAAAGATAACCGGAACAGCCAATAAGGCGTCTCTCTGCCTCAGCACCAAGA AGGAGGTGGAAAAGATGAGTAAGAAAATGGAGGAAGCGAGGGACGCCGGCGTGCGTGTGGTCTCTGAAGATTTCCTCACAGACATCAAGTCGTCGGGCAAAGCGCTCCAGGAACTGGTCTCCCTGCACGCCATCTCACCCTGGGGGGCAGAGGTCAAAGTGGAGGCTCAGGCTCCGTCTGCCGCCTCCAAGTCCGGAGCGCTGGCTACCAAGAGCACAGGCagagtgaaagaggaagaag GTGGTAGCAAATCCAAGAAGATGAAACTCACAGTCAaaggaggagctgctgtggaTCCAGATTCAG GTCTGGAGAACAGCGCTCACGTCCTGGAGCAGAGCGGGAAAATGTACAGCGCTACACTGGGCCTTGTGGACATCGTCAGAGGAACTAACTCCTACTATAAACTGCAGTTGCTGGAGGATGATGTACAGAAAAG GTACTGGGTGTTCAGGTCATGGGGCAGAGTAGGCACAACCATCGGAGGCAACAAGCTAGACAAATTTCACGACAAGAACTCAGCCCTGGACAACTTCCTGGGTGTGTACAAGGAGAAGACAGGCAACAACTGGGGTGCCTCCAATTTCACCAAATATCCCAATAAGTTCTACCCGCTGGAGATCGACTACGGACAG GATGAGGAAGCAGTGAAGAGGCTGACAGCCAGCGCTGGCACCAAGTCTAAACTCGCCAGACCTGTCCAAGAACTGATCAAGATGATCTTCGATGTGGAGAGCATGAAGAAGGCCATGGTGGAGTTTGAG ATTGACCTCCAAAAGATGCCACTGGGGAAGCTGAGTAAGAGGCAGATTCAGAGTGCATACGCTCTCCTCACTGACGTACAGCAG GCTGTATCAAATAGTGTGCCTGAGGCCCAAATACTGGATCTCTCCAATCGCTTCTATACCCTGATACCCCATGACTTCGGCATGAAGAAACCTCCACTTCTCAACACTCTGGACTACATTCAA GCTAAAGTTCAGATGTTGGACAACCTGTTGGATATCGAGGTGGCATACAGCCTGCTGAGAGGAGGAGCCCAGGACAATGAGAACGATCCCATCGACATCAACTATGAGAAACTCAAAACCAAGATTGAG GTTGTTGACAAGGCCACAGACGAGGCTGAGATCATTATGCAATATGTTAAGAACACCCACGCTGCTACACACAACACTTACACACTGGAAGTGCAAGAA GTCTTCAAAATTGTTCGAGAGGGAGAGCAACAGCGGTACCGCCCCTTCAAGGAGCTACACAATCGCCAGCTACTGTGGCACGGCTCGCGCACAACCAACTACGCTGGTATCTTGTCTCAGGGTCTTCGCATTGCTCCGCCAGAGGCCCCAGTG ACTGGTTACATGTTCGGCAAAGGTGTGTACTTTGCTGACATGGTGTCCAAGAGTGCAAACTACTGTCACACCTCTCAGTCAGACCCTGTAGGCCTCCTACTGCTGGCTGAAGTTGCCCTCGGCAACAT GCATGAATTGAAGAAGGCATCTCACATCACAAAACTACCTAAGGGCAAGCACAGTGTTAAAG gtttggGTCGAACTGCTCCTGATTCAAGTGCTGCTGTCACTTTAGATGGGGTGCAAGTGCCTCTGGGAAAAGGAGTCCATACTAACATTGATGACACAAGTCTACTGTACAACGA GTACATAGTGTATGATGTAGCACAGATCAACATGAAGTATCTCCTGAAGGTCAAGTTCAACTACCAGACGTCCCtgtggtga
- the LOC122965360 gene encoding adenosine receptor A1-like has translation MENTSALVTFYLSHSSSSSLQPFWNSSTTSSSVASPPPADLVIFPNVAYMAAELFIAFFSTSGNLLVCAAVGLNRKLRTVTNYFLVSLAVADICVGAIAIPCAILTDIGLPHQNLYLCLLMLSVLIMFTQSSIFSLLAVAVERYVAIFMPLRYQVLMTSRNAALVILATWLLAFLIGLVPLMGWHKTPPDSGYCFFVLVVDMTYMVYFNFFVCVLTPLVIMFLIYAKIFLTVKRQVRRITSEQSGGGEGQARVAASVRREIKTATSLFLVLFLFTICWIPLHIINCFLLLCPHCPVPLKLLLTTIILSHVNSAVNPFLYAYTMTAFRDTFKAIFLCCRTTGDREASNVAGGGARNTNQT, from the coding sequence ATGGAGAACACCAGTGCTCTAGTGACTTTCTACCTATCccattcctcttcttcttccctaCAACCTTTCTGGAACTCTTCAACTACCTCCTCCTCCGTAGCTTCACCTCCGCCTGCTGACCTGGTCATTTTCCCTAATGTGGCGTACATGGCGGCTGAGCTCTTCATCGCCTTTTTCTCCACGAGTGGCAATTTACTGGTCTGCGCGGCTGTGGGCCTCAACCGTAAGTTACGCACCGTCACCAACTACTTCCTGGTCTCGCTCGCAGTCGCCGACATCTGCGTGGGCGCGATAGCCATTCCTTGCGCCATCCTGACTGATATTGGTTTGCCGCATCAAAATCTCTACTTGTGTCTGCTCATGCTAAGCGTTTTAATAATGTTCACCCAGAGCTCCATCTTCAGCCTGCTGGCCGTGGCCGTGGAGCGCTACGTGGCCATCTTCATGCCCCTCCGCTACCAGGTGCTGATGACGTCTCGCAACGCTGCGCTGGTGATCCTCGCCACGTGGCTGCTGGCCTTTCTCATCGGGCTTGTGCCTCTGATGGGCTGGCACAAGACGCCACCTGATTCAGGCTACTGCTTCTTTGTCTTGGTGGTAGACATGACCTACATGGTCTACTTCAACTTCTTCGTTTGTGTGCTGACGCCCCTCGTCATCATGTTTCTCATCTATGCCAAAATATTTCTAACTGTCAAGCGACAGGTGCGACGTATCACTTCTGAGCAAAGCGGCGGAGGGGAGGGACAAGCGAGGGTGGCGGCAAGCGTGCGCCGCGAGATCAAGACGGCTACTTCGCTCTTCCTGGTTCTTTTCCTGTTCACCATCTGCTGGATCCCGCTCCACATTATtaactgtttcctgctgctctgcCCTCACTGCCCCGTGCCGCTCAAGCTGCTGCTCACCACCATCATCCTGTCACATGTAAACTCTGCCGTCAACCCCTTCCTGTATGCTTACACAATGACAGCTTTCAGGGACACCTTTAAAGCCATCTTCTTGTGCTGCAGGACGACGGGAGACAGAGAGGCTTCAAATGTGGCGGGCGGTGGTGCCCGAAACACAAACCAGACCTGA
- the lin9 gene encoding protein lin-9 homolog — protein sequence MAEMDQLLDESSSAEALVSLKEGSLSNTLNEKNSFPRAHNTRGRHSSLTMDTPTRSSKRSRLFREEDEQPQQRLPSRSPRRSQRVTTTPQKFSNVVTPDKKASQKIGLRLRNLLKLPKAHKWCIYEWFYSNIDRPLFEGDNEFCLCLKESFPNLKTRKLTRVEWGTIRRLMGKPRRCSSAFFAEERTALRQKRQKMRLLQQRKLSDVSTCKDLPDEIPLPLIIGTKVTARLRGVHDGLFTGQIDAVDTSAATYRVTFDRSGLGTHTVPDYEVLSNEPNETMPISAFAQKHRTTRYMQNLMTPPRGPYPSATTPVLMDNDPLINQSPWRSKLTGAEGDTLGGFPVKFLVQVTRLSKILMIKKEHIKHLKEMNTEAEKLKSYSMPIDLDFQKRYATTVLELEQLNKDLNKVLHEVQQFCCELAPDQGMVPADHPTELRRRCEDEAQQMVQQSNSLKDGQQSVTNPSLTHLISRLTALLLQIKCLADGGDLNSFEFKSLTDSLNDIKASIDPSNLSCFQNNVEIHVAHIQSGLSQLGNLHAFAANNTNAV from the exons ATGGCGGAGATGGACCAGCTGTTAGACGAGA GCTCTTCAGCAGAGGCACTTGTCAGTCTAAAAG AAGGCAGTTTGTCCAACACTCTGAATGAAAAGAACAGCTTCCCGAGAGCTCACAACACCAGGGGACGACATTCCTCCCTCACAATGGACACG CCCACACGGAGCTCAAAGAGGAGCCGTTTGTTTCGGGAGGAAGATGAGCAGCCACAGCAGCGTCTCCCCTCCAGATCCCCTCGGAGGAGCCAGAGGGTCACCACCACaccacag AAGTTTTCTAACGTGGTGACACCTGATAAGAAGGCATCTCAGAAAATAGGGCTGAGATTAAGAAACCTCCTAAAGCTACCCAAAGCTCACAAATGGTGCATCTATGAATGGTTCTATTCCAATATCGACAG ACCTCTCTTTGAGGGCGACAATGAATTCTGCCTGTGTCTCAAGGAGTCTTTCCCCAACCTGAAAACAAGAAAGCTGACAAGAGTTGAGTGGGGAACAATCAGGAGACTGATGGGGAAACCCAGACG GTGTTCATCAGCGTTCTTTGCTGAAGAGCGGACAGCACTGAGACAGAAGAGGCAGAAGATGCGCCTGCTGCAGCAAAGAAAACTGTCTGACGTGTCGACCTGCAAAGACCTTCCTGATGAAATCCCCCTACCACTCATCATAGGAACCAAAGTCACTG CTCGACTCCGAGGTGTCCATGATGGGTTGTTCACAGGGCAGATCGATGCAGTTGACACCAGTGCTGCCACCTATCGTGTCACCTTTGACCGCAGTGGCCTGGGAACACACACTGTGCCTGACTATGAAGTCCTG AGCAATGAGCCCAATGAGACCATGCCGATTTCAGCCTTTGCCCAGAAGCACCGGACGACACGGTACATGCAGAACCTAATGACTCCGCCTAGAGGGCCCTACCCGTCCGCTACCACTCCTGTCCTCATG GACAATGACCCTCTTATCAACCAATCACCATGGAGGAGCAAACTGACCGGTGCTGAGGGAGATACTCTGGGAGGATTTCCTGTCAAGTTCCTGGTCCAAGTG ACAAGGCTGTCCAAGATCCTCATGATCAAGAAAGAGCACATCAAGCACTTAAAAGAAATgaacacagaggcagagaaactG aAGTCATACTCCATGCCTATTGACCTAGACTTCCAGAAGCGATACGCTACCACAGTGCTTGAACTTGAACAGCTCAATAAAGATCTCAACAAGGTGCTTCATGAAGTTCAGCAGTTCTGCTGTGAG CTCGCTCCGGATCAGGGCATGGTTCCAGCTGACCATCCCACCGAGCTGCGGCGGCGTTGTGAAGATGAGGCCCAGCAGATGGTACAGCAGAGCAACTCCTTGAAGGACGGACAGCAGAGTGTGACAAACCCCAGCCTCACACACCTCATCTCCCGTCTCACTGCTCTGCTGCTACAGATCAAG tgtttggCAGATGGGGGAGACCTGAATTCATTCGAGTTCAAATCCCTAACAGACTCCCTTAATGACATCAAGGCATCGATTGATCCCTCCAACCTCAG TTGCTTCCAGAACAATGTCGAGATCCACGTGGCACACATCCAGAGCGGCCTTAGTCAGCTGGGCAATCTGCATGCATTCGCTGCCAACAACACCAATGCAGTCTGA